One segment of Gasterosteus aculeatus chromosome 3, fGasAcu3.hap1.1, whole genome shotgun sequence DNA contains the following:
- the xirp1 gene encoding xin actin-binding repeat-containing protein 1 isoform X2 has translation MNICSHSSHNNYFGTREKESYICDNKSKQAKETPVGDDKNSPSLTKGGGPTGPSRDQLSTSSSVRDRSASYLSRATAIGSPRGSEQPEFVGTPRTRPKNSKMAEPGRKITVSQSSHEEDDLPLPPPPPVPPKPHDYEGPSAITNLPLPPPKETFSTCYQQRQKSELKRLFKHIHPDLRASLNDVIDDEILMAVQPENSHAADTANQVEVHSMRWIFENWTLDNIGDPHATKKLLDGEELKGGNVRDTSSMFESIDSTQHMSAKRQTSVRGDVRTSKWLFETQPLDSLNKSKRDEGELVEAVLKEPIQPGDVTGARLLFESKPLSDFGRCDSIEDHSFLKLRSELEEQKGDVQKNLKLFQADPCCAIRDNSGNIHEIKSICREEINSSDISTARWLFETQPLDLINRGTDGVKIIRGISLEEGHRGGVDQKRWMFETQSLDRIQEVYGVDKFEGTVANCAGEADVVNKKKLFEMQPLAALKGDSAEKSLEKEEIIAGDVKTSLWLFETQPMESLNNNYEVGRLKKVTLSSDEQGEVKGKKQMFERCTIPKKTSSKEQEFEKGDVKGFKHLFETLPLSKISQSDEEFTEGEEVAAAVDVKGTKAMFETTPVYAIKDSSGNLHTVTTVSREELIKGKVQNYKWMFETKPLDELAERKANVEVIKGITREEDTMGDVKMAKWHFETQTIDGIHSKFNQTERDASVEHRKGDVNNCKWLFETQPMNIVDEKSEKMNDKEATDNTNVKSITWLFESQPLDSIKDGEEYNLKLCNTIEDSVKSEVGVQTVKHVFETETLNRIRKDANPKHDVRSVSQVNFQSGDVSRVKELFESHSLDKIGSEMGKCDQQQNQEEELIKGAVHKCTWMFENCPMNQMNKDIEGANIHRVSGEEIGDVQNKKFVFETSSLDKIQDGPLEQTSDPVEQLLTSVDVKSSTMMFESLPLYAIRDKEGQFHEVTTVKKEEVMRGDVRGARWMFETKPLDAIKEDKEVYVIRAVTQEDVKKGDVKSARWKFETQPLDSLTGRDEPSVRVIEDLGSRNVQLNKQIFESEQSCQKFMRMVSVTDVQHGDVRTSTWLFENQTIDSLKGEPQEQGLVKTVHREDSQKGDVKRCTWLFESQPLDKIKEPEEVSTQSSEEEIPTADVKCTTWLFETTPLDKITANSVADTLLYLYQMTYVHSSGIIIEANDSTKVMMAKYLLESNEGVQIQKEEVVGGNIRSIVLQLLIKPTLKANVSLLREVEKGKVNTTVVELPVYESATIINFERDQRIQNIVQKIDELLVQDKDLKKGIIMQETAGGQAELSVYSLIGNSEIKMEGHAVERGDIKSTIGNLLSSASTQRTAVSCRVDENEKGNVNLYKSCIEKGDLDYLKSLQADATADEVDHSHLAEEYIEIVHGDVKEAKRSLCLQKEQVERTISDVLPGDVKNTKKVFSSEFSLCVENCPSKEEIIPGDVSSAKQQLAVLPPVVVEKEEIVAGDVKATMQSLERAKQQSMCVEREIVKPGTIYDMNLSGPDIEGTQAQKEVIISGDVRAAKKSLEMAKQQSLYVEREVVVPGKIYNLNVTAQEECSSEVTQSTCSSSSRCQQIKTYPKVSDAENNQRSHASLEACRQSAVIVSNCVPESLPHVGICGCNGQTTEDETEEVIRGDVKASIRSLQSAATEPKLLDKEDIVRGNVQLALQSLEKSSVNVSKGDYKAAMIYRNSGTACSGRNKTVLKQCVVISMPPSDTVLSPSISVTCEGQPSVTTQNSTPDPVANGISKSSSPASVTPPSLPQKKIQKPQELKPALPPKPQWTKSVVVEEPNISAAPEVTCHTKDNMKSATIPSKQSKPIPMPFPDKLERAMSHGKIYKEAGQKTSQQNCVEASQDSNQRNERVSTDSKAQETDTGNKSQCRVMMSNSSVEMNRNVIQKINAADEIQMCMRNYAGDGKYEMNMSLQAALQNFERKESATRDNRAPLLSKKVKVVNRDSSDHKEILQTTAQPHKPPPEEKLQTSKNKRCHEQQNEEKQPKREDKVVLREKKFRETDDERRQRLSVHKEEIMKGNVTAAMEIFENMRKREELQGILSQVQDIEGDDSSVDVSSFKTLYDTVPAWMVTPSGNAKRGQLEEKRVVETQDDDLESISSVETAFEDLEKASKEIMDLKEQTLAKLLDIEEAIKKALYSVSNLKSEADIAGLSGLFDESLKSEQNLQPANNIRKISIVSSKAKSGQTKEAVLDSSPSKQEAHRQAHKPLVRQSSSQSSPSFISIHSAARRSVDQPKLPMSTFKPRTESHSKNGHDANVDFRPKAAANEASKQGQPPAHRNVSVIEVKTAPEPPAGIVGTKTVSETYEETDGFGNVFLSSVTSTTVTKQSDSKSSALFEVVGNPARYKVMTSPLIRRSGRTGEKVLNHTNEGGTVFVTFSQPKEKH, from the exons ATGAACATTTGCTCGCACTCGTCACACAACAATTATTTCGGGACACGGGAGAAGGAGTCCTATATTTGTGACAACAAATCCAAGCAAGCAAAGGAGACACCAGTAGGAG ATGACAAAAATAGTCCATCACTGACTAAGGGGGGCGGGCCAACAGGACCAAGCAGAGACCAGCTATCTACTTCCTCCTCAGTGAGAGACAGATCCGCCAGCTACCTGTCAAGAGCGACAGCTATCGGCTCCCCAAGAGGCTCAGAACAGCCA GAATTTGTTGGCACTCCAAGAACGAGACCTAAAAACAGTAAG ATGGCTGAACCAGGCAGGAAAATCACAGTTTCACAATCATCTCATGAGGAAGATGACCTgcctctccccccacctccacccgtGCCACCTAAACCCCATGACTATGAAGGGCCTTCAGCAATAACTAACCTCCCTCTGCCGCCGCCTAAAGAAACCTTTTCCACATGTTACCAGCAACGGCAAAAGAGTGAGCTGAAGAGGCTCTTTAAACACATCCACCCAGACCTAAGGGCTAGTCTCAATGATGTGATAGATGATGAGATTTTGATGGCAGTGCAGCCAGAAAACAGTCATGCAGCAGACACAGCCAATCAAGTTGAAGTACACTCCATGAGGTGGATCTTTGAGAACTGGACTCTGGACAATATAGGGGATCCTCATGCAACCAAGAAGCTGTTGGATGGCGAGGAGTTAAAAGGGGGGAATGTCCGAGATACCTCCTCCATGTTTGAGAGTATTGACAGCACACAACACATGTCTGCTAAAAGACAGACTTCTGTCAGAGGGGATGTGAGAACATCAAAATGGCTGTTTGAGACCCAGCCCTTAGATTCtctaaataaatcaaaaagaGATGAAGGTGAACTGGTAGAAGCGGTGCTGAAGGAACCTATCCAGCCAGGAGATGTGACTGGAGCTCGGCTTCTTTTTGAGTCCAAACCATTGAGTGACTTTGGACGCTGCGACTCCATAGAAGACCACAGCTTCCTCAAACTGAGatcagagctggaggagcagaaaggGGATGTCCAGAAGAACTTGAAACTCTTCCAGGCAGACCCTTGCTGTGCCATCAGAGACAACAGTGGCAATATCCATGAGATTAAATCCATCTGCAGGGAGGAGATCAACAGCAGTGACATCAGCACTGCCCGTTGGCTTTTTGAAACCCAGCCTTTGGATCTGATTAATAGGGGAACCGATGGGGTGAAAATAATTCGGGGTATATCCCTGGAAGAGGGGCACAGAGGAGGAGTTGACCAAAAGAGGTGGATGTTTGAAACCCAGTCACTTGATAGAATACAAGAGGTCTACGGAGTGGACAAGTTTGAAGGAACGGTAGCTAACTGCGCTGGAGAGGCCGATGTTGTGAACAAGAAGAAGCTCTTTGAGATGCAACCCTTAGCAGCACTAAAGGGAGACTCCGCCGAGAAATCCTTGGAAAAGGAAGAAATTATTGCGGGGGATGTCAAGACTTCTTTGTGGCTGTTCGAAACTCAACCCATGGAGAGCCTTAATAATAACTATGAAGTTGGGCGTTTGAAGAAAGTTACCCTTTCATCTGATGAACAAGGAGAAGtaaaaggcaaaaaacaaatgtttgagaGATGCACTAttccaaaaaaaacctcatccAAAGAACAAGAGTTTGAAAAGGGGGATGTTAAAGGCTTCAAACATCTTTTTGAAACACTTCCACTGAGCAAAATCTCTCAGTCTGATGAAGAGTTTACTGAGGGGGAAGAGGTGGCTGCAGCGGTTGACGTGAAAGGTACCAAAGCAATGTTCGAGACAACTCCTGTATATGCAATAAAGGACAGCTCTGGAAACCTCCACACGGTCACAACAGTCAGCCGTGAAGAATTGATCAAAGGAAAGGTCCAAAACTATAAGTGGATGTTTGAGACAAAGCCTCTGGACGAGCTTGCAGAAAGAAAGGCAAATGTTGAGGTGATCAAAGGCATCACCAGAGAGGAGGATACGATGGGCGACGTCAAGATGGCAAAGTGGCATTTTGAAACCCAGACAATAGATGGGATCCACTCCAAGTTCAACCAGACAGAGCGGGATGCTTCGGTAGAGCATCGTAAAGGTGATGTCAACAACTGTAAATGGTTATTTGAAACACAACCAATGAACATTGTGGATGAAAAATCCGAGAAAATGAATGATAAAGAAGCCACTGACAATACCAATGTCAAGTCCATCACTTGGCTTTTCGAATCACAGCCTCTGGACAGCATCAAAGATGGTGAAGAGTATAATCTGAAGTTATGCAACACCATAGAGGATTCTGTCAAATCGGAGGTTGGTGTTCAAACagtgaaacatgtttttgaaaCTGAAACCTTGAATAGAATTAGAAAGGATGCAAACCCGAAACACGACGTGAGAAGTGTCAGCCAGGTCAACTTTCAATCTGGAGACGTCTCACGAGTCAAAGAACTTTTTGAATCCCACTCCCTTGACAAAATAGGATCAGAAATGGGAAAATGTGATCAGCAACAGAACCAAGAGGAAGAACTTATAAAAGGTGCCGTACATAAATGTACTTGGATGTTTGAGAACTGTCCCATGAACCAGATGAATAAGGACATTGAGGGTGCAAACATTCACAGAGTCAGTGGTGAAGAAATTGGTGATGTACAGAACAAAAAGTTTGTATTTGAAACCTCCTCACTGGACAAAATCCAGGACGGGCCCCTTGAACAGACGTCAGACCCGGTGGAGCAGCTGCTCACCAGTGTAGACGTAAAGTCGAGCACAATGATGTTTGAGTCCCTGCCCCTGTATGCCATCAGAGATAAAGAGGGGCAGTTTCATGAAGTCACAACTGTGAAAAAAGAGGAGGTCATGAGGGGTGATGTAAGAGGAGCAAGGTGGATGTTTGAGACCAAACCCCTTGACGCCATCAAGGAAGACAAGGAAGTTTACGTCATCCGAGCTGTAACCCAGGAAGATGTCAAGAAAGGAGACGTAAAATCAGCCAGATGGAAGTTTGAAACACAACCGTTGGATTCCCTCACCGGCCGAGATGAGCCCTCAGTCAGGGTCATTGAAGACTTGGGAAGCAGAAATGTGCAACTCAATAAACAGATATTTGAATCTGAGCAGTCATGCCAGAAATTCATGCGAATGGTTAGTGTCACTGATGTCCAGCATGGCGATGTCAGGACCTCCACCTGGCTCTTTGAGAATCAAACCATTGACAGCCTGAAAGGGGAACCTCAGGAGCAAGGTCTGGTGAAAACGGTCCACAGGGAAGACAGCCAGAAAGGAGATGTGAAACGCTGCACTTGGCTGTTTGAATCACAGCCACTGGACAAAATCAAGGAGCCCGAGGAGGTCTCCACGCAAAGTTCTGAGGAGGAAATACCAACAGCTGATGTCAAATGCACTACCTGGCTCTTTGAAACCACTCCACTGGACAAAATCACTGCCAACAGTGTCGCCGACACTCTGCTTTATCTTTACCAAATGACTTACGTTCACTCAAGTGGCATCATTATAGAAGCAAATGATAGTACAAAGGTTATGATGGCAAAATATCTACTGGAAAGCAATGAAGGTGTTCAAATCCAGAAAGAAGAGGTTGTTGGTGGtaacatcaggagtattgtgTTACAACTCTTAATCAAACCAACCTTGAAGGCCAACGTTAGTCTTCTTAGGGAAGTTGAGAAGGGCAAAGTGAATACCACGGTGGTAGAACTTCCCGTCTACGAGTCAGCCACTATCATCAACTTCGAGAGGGATCAAAGAATACAAAACATTGTCCAGAAGATCGATGAATTGCTTGTCCAAGataaggatttaaaaaaaggaatcataATGCAGGAGACTGCAGGGGGGCAAGCAGAGCTGTCAGTATACTCACTCATCGGCAATTCTGAAATCAAAATGGAGGGTCACGCTGTAGAGAGGGGAGACATTAAGTCCACAATCGGAAACCTGTTATCAAGTGCCAGTACCCAGAGGACTGCTGTGTCGTGTAGAGTGGATGAAAACGAAAAGGGAAATGTGAATCTGTACAAAAGCTGCATTGAGAAAGGAGACTTGGACTATCTGAAAAGTCTTCAAGCTGACGCAACAGCAGATGAGGTCGATCACAGCCATCTGGCTGAGGAGTACATTGAAATAGTTCATGGAGATGTGAAGGAAGCAAAGAGAAGTCTATGTTTGCAGAAAGAGCAGGTAGAGCGAACAATTTCTGATGTTTTGCCAGGAGATGTAAAGAACACCAAAAAAGTGTTCTCTTCAGagttctctctctgtgttgagAACTGCCCTTCCAAGGAAGAAATTATCCCTGGGGATGTATCATCGGCAAAGCAACAACTTGCTGTGCTGCCACCTGTTGTGGTGGAAAAAGAGGAAATTGTGGCTGGTGATGTCAAAGCAACAATGCAGTCATTAGAACGTGCAAAGCAACAGAGCATGTGCGTGGAGCGGGAGATCGTCAAACCTGGAACTATCTATGACATGAACTTGTCAGGCCCTGACATAGAAGGAACTCAGGCACAGAAAGAGGTCATCATCTCTGGAGATGTGAGGGCAGCCAAAAAGTCCCTTGAAATGGCTAAGCAGCAAAGCTTGTATGTGGAGCGCGAAGTCGTTGTTCCTGGAAAAATATACAATCTGAATGTCACTGCACAAGAGGAATGCTCCTCTGAAGTGACGCAATCGACATGTTCGTCTTCTTCCAGATGCCAGCAAATCAAGACTTATCCAAAGGTCAGTGATGCCGAGAACAATCAGAGGAGCCATGCTTCCCTTGAGGCTTGTCGACAAAGTGCAGTTATAGTCAGTAATTGTGTACCAGAATCGCTGCCACATGTTGGTATTTGTGGGTGTAATGGTCAGACAACAGAAGATGAGACAGAAGAAGTTATTAGAGGAGATGTGAAGGCATCTATTAGGTCTCTGCAGAGTGCAGCGACAGAGCCGAAGCTCCTAGATAAAGAAGATATTGTAAGAGGTAATGTCCAATTGGCTTTGCAATCTCTTGAGAAGTCCAGTGTAAATGTATCCAAAGGAGACTATAAAGCTGCAATGATATACAGGAATTCAGGGACAGCTTGTTCAGGGAGGAACAAGACTGTTCTGAAGCAGTGTGTTGTAATCTCTATGCCTCCATCTGACACAGTGTTGTCTCCTTCAATTTCAGTAACCTGTGAAGGACAACCCTCTGTTACAACACAGAATTCAACCCCCGACCCCGTAGCAAATGGAATTTCTAAATCATCCAGCCCTGCAAGTGTCACGCCACCTTCACTGCCGCAAAAGAAAATTCAGAAACCTCAGGAGCTGAAGCCAGCTTTACCTCCAAAGCCACAATGGACAAAGTCAGTAGTTGTAGAGGAACCAAATATTTCGGCTGCTCCTGAAGTCACTTGCCACACTAAAGACAACATGAAAAGCGCAACGATTCCTTCCAAACAAAGCAAACCAATTCCTATGCCGTTCCCAGATAAACTAGAAAGAGCAATGTCACATGGCAAAATCTATAAAGAGGCCGGACAGAAAACATCCCAACAAAATTGCGTTGAAGCATCGCAAGACTCCAATCAAAGAAATGAACGCGTGTCAACGGACTCAAAGGCTCAGGAGACAGATACAGGGAACAAATCACAGTGCCGAGTGATGATGTCGAACAGCTCCGtggaaatgaacagaaatgtAATACAGAAAATCAATGCAGCTGATGAGATACAAATGTGCATGAGGAATTATGCAGGAGATGGTAAATATGAAATGAACATGAGCTTGCAGGCCGCTCTACAGAACTTTGAAAGAAAGGAAAGTGCCACTCGAGACAACAGAGCTCCTCTGTTGTCCAAGAAGGTAAAAGTGGTAAACCGCGATTCAAGTGACCATAAAGAAATCCTCCAAACCACTGCTCAACCGCACAAACCCCCTCCTGAGGAAAAACTGCAAACATCTAAAAACAAGAGATGCCATGAACAGCAGAATGAAGAAAAGCAACCAAAACGCGAGGATAAAGTTGTCTTAAGAGAGAAAAAGTTTAGGGAAACAGACGATGAAAGACGACAAAGGCTTTCTGTCCACAAGGAGGAGATCATGAAGGGAAATGTGACAGCAGCGATGGAAATCTTTGAAAATATGAGGAAACGAGAGGAACTCCAAGGAATCCTGTCTCAAGTGCAAGACATAGAGGGAGATGACAGCAGTGTAGATGTTAGCTCCTTCAAGACGCTATATGATACTGTCCCTGCTTGGATGGTTACACCAAGTGGAAATGCAAAGAGGGGTCAATTGGAGGaaaagagagttgtagagacacaggacgatgATCTAGAGAGCATCTCTTCGGTTGAAACTGCATTTGAGGATCTGGAAAAGGCAAGCAAGGAAATAATGGACCTGAAGGAACAAACTTTAGCAAAACTTCTTGACATTGAAGAGGCCATTAAAAAGGCGTTGTACTCCGTATCCAATCTGAAATCTGAGGCTGACATTGCAGGGTTGTCAGGACTATTTGATGAATCTTTGAAATCTGAACAAAACCTCCAACCCGCCAACAACATCAGGAAAATAAGTATTGTGTCAAGCAAGGCCAAGTCAGGTCAAACCAAAGAAGCAGTTTTGGATTCAAGTCCTTCTAAACAAGAAGCGCATCGACAAGCCCACAAGCCACTCGTCAGACAGTCCTCTTCCCAGTCGTCCCCATCATTCATTTCCATTCACTCAGCTGCCAGAAGGTCTGTTGATCAACCCAAGTTACCCATGTCAACATTTAAACCAAGAACAGAGAGTCATTCAAAAAATGGCCATGATGCAAACGTTGATTTCAGACCGAAGGCTGCTGCTAATGAAGCGTCAAAGCAAGGTCAACCTCCTGCACATCGCAATGTCAGTGTGATCGAAGTGAAAACGGCTCCAGAGCCACCTGCCGGAATAGTTGGCACCAAAACTGTCAGTGAAACGTACGAAGAGACGGATGGCTTTGGCAACGTATTTCTTTCATCTGTAACTTCAACAACTGTCACCAAACAGTCTGACAGTAAGTCGTCAGCGTTGTTTGAGGTGGTTGGTAATCCAGCCAGATACAAAGTCATGACATCGCCATTGATTCGAAGGTCTGGCCGCACCGGAGAGAAAGTGTTGAACCATACCAACGAGGGAGGGACGGTGTTCGTAACATTTAGCCAACCAAAGGAAAAGCACTGA